A genomic segment from Camarhynchus parvulus chromosome 7, STF_HiC, whole genome shotgun sequence encodes:
- the METTL21A gene encoding protein N-lysine methyltransferase METTL21A, translated as MALVPYEVGGGWTARQLHSPWATFHFASRTIRLQQDWRRLGVAAVVWDAAVVLCAYLEMEGIDLRDRSVIELGAGTGLLGIVVTLLGARVTITDRAAALELLESNVQANLPPELRPRAVVKELTWGKDLDNFSPGAFDLILGADIVYLEETFAELLQTLEHLCSEQTVILLSCRIRYERDLKFLRMLRERFSVSEVHYDSSKDVHIYKAQRDSRKDDL; from the exons ATGGCCTTGGTGCCGTACGAGGTGGGAGGCGGCTGGACAGCGcggcagctgcacagcccttgGGCCACCTTCCACTTCGCCAGCCGCACCATCCGCCTCCAGCAGGACTGGCGGCGCCTGGGGGTGGCGGCCGTGGTCTGGGACGCG GCTGTTGTTCTATGTGCTTATCTGGAGATGGAAGGCATTGATCTCAGGGATCGGTCTGTGAttgagctgggagctggaacTGGATTGCTGGGAATAGTGGTCACGTTACTAG GTGCCCGAGTTACCATCACAGACAGAGCGGCAGCACTGGAGCTCCTGGAATCAAACGTGCAGGCGAATTTACCCCCTGAACTCCGTCCCAGAGCGGTGGTGAAGGAGCTGACGTGGGGAAAAGACCTGGATAACTTCTCTCCAGGAGCATTTGACTTAATCCTGGGTGCAGACATCGTTTATCTGGAAGAAACATTTGCAGAACTGCTGCAGACGCTGGAGCACCTGTGCTCGGAGCAGACAGTGATTCTCCTCTCCTGCCGCATCCGCTATGAGCGCGACCTCAAGTTCTTGAGGATGCTGAGAGAGCGTTTCTCTGTGTCTGAGGTCCACTATGATTCCAGCAAGGATGTTCATATCTACAAAGCACAGAGGGATAGTCGCAAGGATGACTTGTGA